A genome region from Bacillaceae bacterium IKA-2 includes the following:
- the phnD gene encoding phosphate/phosphite/phosphonate ABC transporter substrate-binding protein: protein MITIKRIWIIIFLSLIFTACNQAEELVYIPLTSSDLKNDVIVFEESNDAIKVAFSSVVSPEETRYKYNLLVKYLEDHLDRPITIIQKQTYKEVNELLKNGEVDLAFICSLSYVIGTNEGYMEDVATTVIDGKDVYRSYIITHKNSGLESLDDLKGKRFAFADPYSYTGRLAALAMLNDKGYTAKQFFEETFYTYSHDYSISAVARGAVDAAAVDSILFDMLLDLENEDAMQIQIVEIGPWAGAPPIVVSSKTDPELKRKIEKLILTLNDNQRGRNILEELMIEKYIPINRDNYEPIRDALKLMGDD, encoded by the coding sequence GTGATTACTATCAAACGAATATGGATTATTATATTTTTATCATTAATTTTTACTGCATGTAATCAAGCAGAAGAATTGGTATACATTCCTCTTACATCTTCTGATCTAAAGAATGATGTTATCGTATTCGAAGAATCAAATGATGCTATTAAAGTCGCTTTTTCATCTGTAGTGTCGCCTGAAGAAACACGATATAAATATAATTTATTAGTTAAATATTTAGAAGATCATTTAGATCGTCCGATTACAATTATTCAAAAACAAACATATAAAGAAGTAAATGAACTTCTAAAGAATGGTGAGGTTGATTTAGCATTTATTTGTTCACTTTCTTACGTTATCGGTACTAATGAAGGGTATATGGAAGATGTGGCGACGACAGTAATCGATGGAAAGGATGTTTATAGATCTTATATTATTACCCATAAAAATAGTGGTTTAGAATCATTGGATGATTTAAAAGGAAAGCGCTTTGCTTTTGCAGATCCATATTCTTACACAGGACGCTTAGCGGCTTTGGCTATGCTAAATGACAAGGGATATACAGCAAAGCAGTTTTTTGAAGAAACGTTTTATACGTATAGTCATGATTATTCTATTAGTGCAGTAGCCAGGGGTGCTGTTGACGCGGCCGCAGTAGATAGTATTTTGTTCGATATGCTTTTAGATTTAGAAAATGAGGATGCAATGCAAATTCAAATCGTTGAAATAGGACCATGGGCAGGAGCTCCACCAATAGTCGTTTCTAGTAAAACTGATCCGGAACTTAAAAGAAAAATAGAGAAATTGATTTTAACACTTAATGATAACCAACGCGGAAGAAACATTTTAGAAGAATTGATGATTGAAAAGTATATTCCTATTAATCGTGATAATTACGAGCCGATCAGAGATGCATTGAAATTAATGGGTGACGATTAA
- the nrfD gene encoding NrfD/PsrC family molybdoenzyme membrane anchor subunit: protein MTAKSQAKGLPIVILAVIVLAIGIFSMGNTLVQGQIVFGSTDQVPWNLLIVAYVFLALAASGMCLVSTFGHALGFEKFEVISKRSLYLAIATVIPALVVLSMDLGRLDRAYYFITSANLQAPMWWMGATYAIYVVVLLFEFFSVQTGNEKMVKMTSYVTLAGAVAATSVLGGIFAVVIQRPLWFGSSTSIFFVLSALITGIATLLIFTIITYKLSSEQMNTKLQEALSYLGKAMALLLAVALGFHAWRLITMFYISSENFNMIFNGSYSTAFWGVVIVLGLVLPILLLMGKKTPGKLVLAAALVLVGMFVDKYITIIGGQLVQPFGEVASYSSTFTEWSIFIGAIAATILIYAFGVKKFSLDAHGHHDSSVRVKQAKAG, encoded by the coding sequence ATGACAGCCAAATCACAGGCAAAAGGGTTGCCGATCGTAATCCTCGCAGTCATTGTTCTTGCTATTGGGATTTTCAGTATGGGAAACACATTAGTTCAGGGTCAAATCGTGTTTGGATCAACGGACCAAGTGCCATGGAACCTATTAATCGTGGCTTACGTTTTTTTAGCACTAGCGGCAAGTGGGATGTGTCTAGTGTCAACTTTTGGTCATGCGTTAGGTTTCGAGAAGTTTGAAGTCATTAGTAAAAGGTCTTTATATTTAGCAATTGCGACAGTAATTCCAGCTTTAGTGGTCCTTTCAATGGACTTAGGAAGACTAGATCGCGCATATTATTTTATCACTTCAGCTAACTTACAAGCACCAATGTGGTGGATGGGTGCAACATATGCCATTTACGTAGTAGTATTACTGTTTGAGTTTTTCTCAGTACAAACAGGAAACGAAAAAATGGTGAAGATGACTTCATATGTAACTTTAGCTGGAGCGGTTGCAGCAACGAGTGTTCTTGGTGGTATCTTTGCAGTTGTTATTCAACGGCCATTATGGTTTGGTAGCTCAACTTCAATATTTTTCGTTCTATCAGCGTTAATAACTGGTATAGCAACATTATTGATTTTCACAATTATCACGTATAAACTTTCAAGTGAACAAATGAATACGAAACTTCAAGAGGCATTAAGTTACCTAGGTAAAGCGATGGCGCTCTTACTTGCTGTAGCATTAGGCTTCCATGCATGGCGTTTAATTACAATGTTCTATATTAGCTCAGAAAACTTCAATATGATTTTTAATGGAAGCTATTCAACCGCATTCTGGGGTGTAGTCATTGTGTTAGGATTAGTTTTACCGATTTTATTGCTAATGGGCAAGAAAACTCCTGGAAAGTTAGTTCTAGCAGCAGCTTTAGTATTAGTGGGTATGTTTGTTGATAAATATATTACGATCATTGGTGGGCAACTTGTTCAACCGTTTGGTGAAGTAGCATCATACTCTTCTACTTTTACAGAATGGTCAATATTTATCGGTGCAATTGCAGCTACAATCTTGATTTATGCGTTTGGAGTGAAGAAATTTTCTCTAGACGCTCATGGACATCATGACTCAAGCGTACGGGTGAAGCAAGCTAAAGCAGGATGA
- a CDS encoding 4Fe-4S binding protein, which produces MWQKFLMKRMIDKSFVRLSENRCLRNRNKLSNCSLCEKVCPQPALSIIDGKLNFDSSKCSNCRICIHVCPTEALNYEFEQLHKYEQKIQSCQSVCFACEEQGDPSTDVILPCVSSLTPEMLMITTIYDKKIQILVDEKYCSSCKSIWTDVQDLSWIKEWNDSNLSDTKVEIIANKEAKVAAKRKVSRRELFSLTKIKTKEQVSTLMFDSFDSSSDSKNKLSLTERRKYLLAFLKKKSISGKVPGGIAKKLGTVMITATDNCLLCQKCSAMCPTGALKLSETEAAKALTFYPQHCIDCDICEHACLEIKKQPIHFEEIQTTIILQEQKLTKCPSCEEKKLETLNFCEECQVKQARKNILLKN; this is translated from the coding sequence ATGTGGCAAAAGTTTCTAATGAAGCGGATGATTGATAAAAGCTTTGTGCGTTTGAGTGAAAATCGATGTTTACGAAATCGTAATAAACTTTCAAATTGTTCTTTATGTGAGAAAGTCTGCCCCCAACCAGCTCTTAGTATTATAGACGGTAAGCTAAACTTCGATAGTTCAAAGTGTAGTAACTGCCGTATATGTATTCACGTCTGTCCAACTGAAGCTTTAAATTATGAATTTGAACAGCTTCATAAATACGAACAAAAGATCCAAAGTTGTCAGAGTGTTTGTTTTGCTTGTGAAGAGCAAGGCGATCCTAGCACAGACGTGATTTTACCATGTGTGTCATCACTGACACCTGAGATGTTAATGATTACGACTATTTATGACAAAAAAATACAAATCTTAGTGGATGAAAAGTATTGTTCCTCTTGTAAGTCGATCTGGACCGATGTTCAAGATTTAAGTTGGATTAAAGAGTGGAATGATAGCAATCTCTCTGATACAAAGGTTGAAATCATTGCAAATAAAGAGGCGAAAGTAGCCGCTAAACGAAAAGTGTCAAGAAGAGAACTGTTTTCCTTAACGAAAATTAAGACAAAAGAGCAAGTATCAACGCTTATGTTCGACTCTTTCGATAGTTCTTCTGATAGTAAAAATAAACTTTCACTTACGGAGAGAAGAAAGTATTTATTAGCCTTTTTAAAGAAAAAATCAATTTCTGGTAAAGTGCCAGGGGGAATCGCAAAAAAACTTGGTACTGTCATGATAACAGCTACAGATAACTGTTTGTTATGTCAGAAATGTTCAGCAATGTGCCCAACTGGTGCTCTAAAACTAAGTGAAACAGAAGCAGCAAAAGCTTTAACGTTTTATCCGCAGCATTGCATCGATTGTGATATCTGTGAACATGCGTGCTTAGAAATAAAAAAACAACCAATTCATTTTGAGGAAATCCAAACGACAATAATTCTTCAAGAACAAAAATTAACGAAGTGTCCTAGTTGTGAAGAAAAAAAACTTGAAACGCTAAATTTTTGTGAAGAATGCCAAGTAAAACAAGCACGGAAAAATATTCTTCTAAAAAATTGA
- a CDS encoding molecular chaperone TorD family protein, giving the protein MGDKLGVFQQKANLYKVLSELYNKPNHSLLELFEPLKNSLEALYPDLVTYGVELEEEFSNFHNQDEELIALAVEHAKLFIGPFDVLALPYSSIYLESGRQLQGESTRYVQQMYQEAGISMSKDFKDIPDHIKVELEFVYYLYFQYAETNELTYLTALTKFIDTHLSKWILPFKEQVFKRANLSFYKKLVDLTARVVMSEREVPAPRPTLTTNKLSN; this is encoded by the coding sequence ATGGGAGATAAACTAGGAGTTTTTCAACAAAAGGCAAATCTATATAAGGTGTTGTCTGAATTATATAACAAACCAAATCATAGTTTGCTGGAGTTGTTTGAACCATTAAAAAATAGTCTAGAAGCTCTTTATCCTGACCTTGTCACCTATGGCGTAGAGTTAGAGGAAGAGTTCAGTAACTTTCATAATCAGGATGAAGAATTAATAGCATTAGCTGTTGAGCATGCAAAATTATTTATTGGACCTTTCGATGTACTCGCGCTACCGTACAGCTCTATTTATCTAGAAAGTGGTCGTCAACTTCAAGGTGAGTCAACTCGATATGTCCAGCAAATGTATCAAGAGGCTGGTATCTCAATGTCAAAAGATTTTAAAGATATTCCTGATCATATTAAAGTCGAGCTTGAGTTTGTGTACTATCTCTACTTTCAATATGCCGAAACTAATGAATTGACGTATCTTACAGCACTAACGAAATTTATCGACACTCACTTAAGTAAATGGATCTTACCTTTTAAAGAGCAAGTGTTTAAAAGAGCAAACTTATCTTTCTACAAAAAATTGGTGGACTTAACAGCTAGAGTTGTGATGAGTGAACGTGAAGTGCCAGCTCCACGACCAACTTTAACTACTAACAAACTATCCAACTAG